Proteins from a single region of Haladaptatus sp. R4:
- a CDS encoding dipeptide/oligopeptide/nickel ABC transporter ATP-binding protein: MRRARRPTETILEVDGLTKHFSDSGGFLSGLFGEQKSVRAVEDVSFSIRKGETLGLVGESGCGKSTLARTILRLIEPTDGTVYFKGNDLTALGGEELRTQRKDMQMIFQDPQSSLDPRMKIGPIVEEPMKAHGLYDADEREEKARELLAKVGLDPQHYNRHPHAFSGGQRQRVNLARALSVNPDFIVCDEPVTALDVSIQAQVLNTMRSLQDE; this comes from the coding sequence ATGCGGAGAGCGAGACGGCCAACCGAGACCATCCTCGAAGTGGACGGTCTCACGAAACACTTCTCCGACAGCGGCGGCTTCCTGTCCGGCCTGTTCGGCGAGCAGAAGAGCGTCCGGGCCGTCGAGGACGTCTCCTTTTCGATTCGGAAGGGCGAGACGCTCGGCTTGGTCGGCGAATCGGGCTGTGGGAAAAGCACGCTCGCACGGACCATCCTGCGACTCATCGAACCGACGGACGGGACAGTGTACTTCAAGGGCAACGACCTGACCGCATTGGGCGGGGAAGAACTGCGTACCCAGCGCAAGGACATGCAGATGATCTTCCAGGACCCGCAGTCCTCGCTGGACCCGCGGATGAAAATCGGTCCCATCGTGGAGGAACCGATGAAGGCCCACGGGCTGTACGACGCCGACGAGCGCGAGGAGAAGGCACGCGAACTGCTGGCGAAGGTCGGACTGGACCCGCAGCACTACAACCGCCACCCGCACGCCTTCTCGGGCGGCCAGCGCCAGCGGGTGAACTTGGCGCGTGCGCTGAGCGTGAATCCGGACTTCATCGTCTGTGACGAACCCGTGACGGCGCTCGACGTCTCGATTCAGGCCCAAGTGCTCAACACGATGCGCTCGCTGCAGGACGAGT